TGCATTAGCGATTGTAGTTGCCTGTGCGGTTTTAACTTATGGTGGTGTAAGCTTGTTTGTTGTAGCCTTTTCTGTTTATCCTATGGCACTTAGCCTATTTAAACAGGCAGATTTACCAAGACGCTTTATTCCAGCGGCTCTTGGTTTTGGTTCAACAACGTTTACGATGACATCTGCAGGTTCGCCTGAAATACAAAACTGGATTCCAATTCAGTTTTTAGGTACTTCACCATATGCAGGATGGGAAGTTAGTTTTATTGTCGCTGTATTTATGTTAGCGTTTGGTTATTGGTGGCTCAAAAAGATGATCAGCAAAGCTATGGCGAATGGAGAACGATTTGTTAGTAGAGAGACGGATATATTGACAACAACTCGAACAGATTTACCAAATCCGATTTTAAGTATTGTGCCATTACTCGTTGTATTAATTATTTCTTTTACCTTCCATAATTCATTAGGAACGTCAGCATTGATTATCGCATTAACGGGCGGTATATTAGCAAGTTACCTTATCAACAGAAAGTTCTTTCAAAATTTTGGTGCAGCAGTAGGAGAAGGGGCAATGGGTGCGATTGTTGCAATTGCGAATACAGCTGCGGTTGTTGGCTTTGGGGGTGTCGTAAAAGCAACACCTGCTTTTGAATCTGCTGTAAAGGTTATGACAGATATTCCAGGAAGCCCATTAGTAGGTGGTGCTTTAGCGGTAGCAGTTATTGCAGGATTAACGGGTTCGTCATCTGGAGGACAAGCCATTGCATTACCTTTATTAGCACCACATTATTTGGATTTAGGGGTCAATCCGGAGGCGTTACACCGAACAGTTGCCATTTCTTCAGGGTCACTAGATTCACTTCCACAAGGAGGATATGTAGT
The genomic region above belongs to Lysinibacillus sp. FSL W8-0992 and contains:
- a CDS encoding GntP family permease, coding for MLGMIGLFGGLALLIYLTMRGMNLLIAAPITALLVGLLNGLPLFPQLAENDAANFLTNYMSGFTGFIASWYLMFLTGAIFGKVMEDSGAADSVSQWIVSKIGMKQAALAIVVACAVLTYGGVSLFVVAFSVYPMALSLFKQADLPRRFIPAALGFGSTTFTMTSAGSPEIQNWIPIQFLGTSPYAGWEVSFIVAVFMLAFGYWWLKKMISKAMANGERFVSRETDILTTTRTDLPNPILSIVPLLVVLIISFTFHNSLGTSALIIALTGGILASYLINRKFFQNFGAAVGEGAMGAIVAIANTAAVVGFGGVVKATPAFESAVKVMTDIPGSPLVGGALAVAVIAGLTGSSSGGQAIALPLLAPHYLDLGVNPEALHRTVAISSGSLDSLPQGGYVVTTIRSICGETHKDAYPAFGALTVVVPALGVILAVILFSFGLGI